A single Polyodon spathula isolate WHYD16114869_AA chromosome 6, ASM1765450v1, whole genome shotgun sequence DNA region contains:
- the LOC121316764 gene encoding protein delta homolog 2-like encodes MLSRLNLLLLISSCSSMIPFRSVRGAGCKAGCDLGHGHCDENGICRCDPGWEGELCDDCARKPGCVHGTCQQPWQCTCESSWTGRFCDRDINVCANQRPCQNGATCIASDGEYSCICANGFHGKDCELKSGPCQQARSPCKNRGSCVDDNGYATELSCRCLAGYVGPRCEVNVDDCLMRPCANGATCHDGINRFSCECQAGFEGRFCTVNIDDCASGPCLNGGRCLDRINRFDCVCPPGYTGKTCSDPTVKPKQETRSQNWTPGSWTSGSSRGTLPRPDHTLHGARWNVSDPSHRNQSGSTHLFKISVKEVVTQQGSLLTKVQLTLLVVFGSLTLALVGLTVAVVLRGHWRERCSRCRCASQPNRQAKADEELKISILPHPVPDLKKKHNTEVI; translated from the exons GAGCAGGCTGCAAAGCAGGCTGTGACCTGGGCCATGGGCACTGCGATGAGAACGGCATTTGCAG GTGTGACCCAGGCTGGGAGGGGGAGCTGTGTGATGACTGTGCCCGCAAGCCGGGCTGCGTCCATGGGACGTGTCAGCAGCCCTGGCAGTGTACCTGCGAAAGCAGCTGGACGGGGCGCTTCTGTGATAGAG ATATTAACGTGTGTGCCAATCAGCGCCCCTGTCAGAATGGTGCCACCTGTATTGCTAGTGATGGGGAGTATTCCTGTATCTGTGCCAACGGTTTTCATGGCAAGGACTGCGAGTTGAAGTCAGGGCCTTGTCAGCAGGCCAG GTCCCCCTGTAAGAACAGAGGCTCATGCGTGGATGACAACGGTTACGCTACAGAGCTGTCCTGTCGTTGCCTGGCAGGGTACGTAGGCCCCCGCTGTGAGGTCAACGTGGACGACTGCTTGATGCGCCCCTGTGCCAATGGCGCCACCTGTCACGACGGCATCAACCGCTTTTCCTGCGAGTGCCAGGCTGGCTTCGAGGGGCGCTTTTGCACTGTCAACATAGACGACTGCGCCAGCGGGCCCTGTCTCAATGGTGGCCGCTGCTTAGACCGCATCAACCGATTCGACTGCGTTTGCCCTCCAGGCTACACTGGGAAAACGTGCTCTGACCCCACTGTGAAACCCAAGCAGGAAACAAGATCCCAGAACTGGACCCCTGGGAGCTGGACCAGCGGCTCCTCGAGGGGCACCCTGCCCCGGCCTGACCACACTCTCCACGGCGCCAGGTGGAATGTATCGGACCCGTCGCACAGGAACCAGTCGGGCAGCACACACTTGTTCAAGATCTCCGTGAAGGAAGTGGTGACCCAGCAGGGTTCGCTGCTGACCAAGGTCCAGCTGACACTGCTGGTGGTCTTCGGATCGCTCACCCTGGCTCTGGTGGGCCTCACTGTGGCCGTGGTGCTGAGGGGTCATTGGAGAGAGCGTTGCTCGAGGTGCCGCTGTGCCTCCCAACCAAACCGTCAGGCAAAGGCAGATGAGGAATTAAAGATCAGCATTTTACCTCACCCCGTGCCTGACCTGAAGAAGAAACACAACACGGaagtcatttaa